The following are from one region of the Arachis duranensis cultivar V14167 chromosome 10, aradu.V14167.gnm2.J7QH, whole genome shotgun sequence genome:
- the LOC110276556 gene encoding uncharacterized protein LOC110276556, whose product MVDRIKDFLASSDQQLPIVILQFARVKNAGGTNIVQNIMYGTGLLINPDIPEALMLRKREISQYLSVVSGKPAYLDEDEVLYSIGRKIIKELRAAADVGFYVVRATVLDVKPVPSWWYKSCVCSVKAEANADEYFCDGCNRDVNNVVDRYYSN is encoded by the exons ATGGTGGACCGGATCAAGGATTTTCTAGCATCGAGCGATCAACAACTGCCAATAGTTATTCTTCAATTTGCAAGAGTAAAAAATGCTGGAG GTACCAATATTGTGCAGAACATTATGTATGGTACTGGACTCTTGATAAATCCAGATATTCCTGAGGCTTTGATGCTTCGAAAAAG AGAGATCTCGCAGTACCTGTCTGTGGTTTCTGGCAAACCAGCATATCTTGATGAAGATGAAGTTTTATATTCCATTGGGAGGAAGATAATAAAGGAGTTACGTGCTGCTGCGGAT gttGGATTCTATGTTGTTCGGGCCACTGTTCTTGATGTTAAACCCGTTCCAAGTTGGTGGTATAAATCATGTGTTTGCAGCGTGAAGGCAGAAGCTAATGCAGATGAATACTTCTGCGATGGCTGTAATAGGGACGTGAATAATGTGGTTGACAGGTATTACTCTAATTAG